GAGCAATTGAAATTGTTAGCGAACAATTAAACGATAATATTAGTATGGAAGAAACGATTCATGTTCCTGTAATAGGTAAAGTAACAGCCGGTATTCCAATTACTGCAGTCGAGAATATTGAAGAATACTTTCCATTACCTGAACACTTAACTTCCACACATAATAGCGATATCTTTATTTTAAATGTTGTTGGAGACAGTATGATTGAAGCAGGTATTCTTGATGGCGATAAAGTCATCGTTCGTAGTCAAACAATCGCAGAAAATGGCGATATCATTGTTGCGATGACTGAAGATGATGAAGCAACAGTTAAAAGATTTTATAAAGAAAAGAACCGATACAGATTACAACCAGAAAATAGTACAATGGATCCAATTTACTTAGATAATGTTATAGTAGTTGGAAAAGTAATCGGTTTATATAGAGAAATGTAATCATAACTTATCCTCATAACCCCCTATAAAAAAAGGATTAGGCCATTAGCCTAATCCTTTTTATTTTGATTCTTATTCAAAACTTCTTTTACTTTTTCTAAGATATCAGGTTGTTGTTTTGATTTAGTTGACATTCTATCTACTTCCTTACAACTACTTAGTACCCCAACATATATTGTTTTAAACGATTAACCAGTATAATTTTCTGTCCAATATGGTTGTCGTTGATCATTAAAATCGACGCCGACACCTAAAGTTGAAAAGCTATCATTTAGTATGTTTTTTCTGTGTCCTAATGAATTCATTAATCCTTCGTGAGCATATATACTATTTTGTTGTCCATAGGCTAGATTTTCTCCAGCTGCATTAAAATCATGACGATCTGCTTTCAATCGGTCAAATGGCGATTTTCCATTTAAATCAGTATGATCAAAATAACTATTTTCTACCATATCTTGGCTATGCTTTCTAGCAGTGTCAGAAATGGATTTAGAATAACTTAATGTTGATAATTGTCTTTGCTTTCTTTCTGCATTAACGATATCAAAATCCTGTAATTCAAAACTTTTTTCTAAAGATTTAGAAGGTGCACCATATTGCTCTTGAAGCCTATTTTCCATTTCGTCACTTACTTGATATAACGCAGTGACACCATTCTTTTCATGTTTATCATAGAAAACTGTAGTATAAATATGCTTTTTGTGAAATACATCATATTCATCATTTTTAATTTCGAATCGCTTATTCCCTTTTTTTATCTCATCAAGAGGTTTACCTAAACGATCTCTCACCTTGTTTTTAGGTGTCGCATATTTTATTTTAGACTGAGAAGAAATTAAGTTTTGATTAGTATACATACCGTTTACTCTATCTTTAATATAACTAATCATGACAAATTGGTTATAATCATCATCGTAATACGTATACCAGTTGGTACCATATTCATTAGAAGTGATGCGCTTTTCTTTACCTAATTTATCTTCTACTTCTTTTTTTGACATATTCATTTGAACATTATTAATAGCAAACTCTTGTTTATTTGGAACATCCAAACTTATATCTTCTTCATTAGAATCTCCAAATGCCCAATGATCTATCTGTTGCCTAACTTCTATTTGAAGTTTTTCAAGTGGCTTTAACTCATTCAGTGGCAGAAAAATCACTAAACATAAACATGCGACAAAAAATACGAGAAACTTTTTAATTGTAGTCACCTACCATAAGATACTTAGTCTCTATCTCCGTTAAAGATTGAATTTCTAACAATCACATAATCTACTGTGCAAAGTGATTTTAAATCTTTTCCACCCGCATAAGAAATAGAGCTTTGTAAATCTTGTTGCATTTCTTTTAAAGTATCTTTCAATGATCCCTTATGTTCTACAAACATCTTTTTGCCTTCAACGTTTTTATG
The DNA window shown above is from Staphylococcus sp. M0911 and carries:
- the lexA gene encoding transcriptional repressor LexA, with the translated sequence MRELTKRQSEIYDYIKQIVQSKGYPPSVREIGEAVGLASSSTVHGHLSRLEEKGYIKRDPTKPRAIEIVSEQLNDNISMEETIHVPVIGKVTAGIPITAVENIEEYFPLPEHLTSTHNSDIFILNVVGDSMIEAGILDGDKVIVRSQTIAENGDIIVAMTEDDEATVKRFYKEKNRYRLQPENSTMDPIYLDNVIVVGKVIGLYREM
- a CDS encoding CAP domain-containing protein, giving the protein MTTIKKFLVFFVACLCLVIFLPLNELKPLEKLQIEVRQQIDHWAFGDSNEEDISLDVPNKQEFAINNVQMNMSKKEVEDKLGKEKRITSNEYGTNWYTYYDDDYNQFVMISYIKDRVNGMYTNQNLISSQSKIKYATPKNKVRDRLGKPLDEIKKGNKRFEIKNDEYDVFHKKHIYTTVFYDKHEKNGVTALYQVSDEMENRLQEQYGAPSKSLEKSFELQDFDIVNAERKQRQLSTLSYSKSISDTARKHSQDMVENSYFDHTDLNGKSPFDRLKADRHDFNAAGENLAYGQQNSIYAHEGLMNSLGHRKNILNDSFSTLGVGVDFNDQRQPYWTENYTG